The following DNA comes from Anastrepha obliqua isolate idAnaObli1 chromosome 1, idAnaObli1_1.0, whole genome shotgun sequence.
aagtcgtgggcagacaaacatttcggtagcAAACCAATGGACgattcaacaggactcggcaccatctcacaaagctcgagtgaaccaagaatggctaaaaaacaacgttccgaacttcataccgtccacacaatggctctcaaattcaccagatgcgaatccgatggattattctctttgggtcaattggcagagcaaagtccgaactaaaaaattcaccagtctcgaggcgctgaaaagagacattgcccgcgagtgggccaaaatacctgcaagtcacattcgggcagcttgcgattcgtttctggatcgTCTCAAGGACCGCCATAACGCAATAGGTAGTCATATCGCGCAAGAGtaaattgtttcttaattttgtattattttcacacattttttactttgaattgaataaaagtaattttccaaactaaatttatgcccGCTTTAATTGGTTagacttcgagtgccggactctgtaGAATTTGGATATGACATTCGGTTTGCATTTTGTGCTCTAAAGCAGTATTATCATTAACTTTTGCTTGGCCCTCGTACTTCACAACGAAATGCAGTTAAAAGAAATGTTAGACAAGCTAGGAAttctttcaaaatataattCGCTTATCTGTAAAAACACTCATAAGGCAATAAtagcagaaaataaataaattacaatactAGAAATTATGTAATCTATGCACACACATCCATGCTCACATACATGGCAGTTCAAATAAGTACGAAATTCAACCATTTTTGTTGCACTGCGATTTGGAATATTTGCTTTTCTCAAATAGAATATCCTTGAAATGTCTATTCCGTTTGTTTTCCATGTTGTAGCGTCGGAAAATGTCACGCCTATTCTCAAGCGCTGTTGTCACGTCTTGGCAATCCCTTGAGGGGCCCATAATCGTCCATGAGCCGAAAATTGTGTCGATACCGCCACAGATGCGACAATAACCTGGGAGTCACAGACATAAAGCACGTAAGTCAGAAACCTTTCGACAACTCACAAGCAAGCATACCAATAAAAGTAGACACAATACTGAGTTCGCGATTTTGCGAGTAAATATAGAATGGGCCGCCTTGTTGGTTGAGAGTACTGCCCATAAACTTCCAGCCGGTATCGATGATATGATGCGCATGTGGCGGTTCACGTTCGCTCACTTCAATTGTCAGCAGTTTGTTGTTCTTCTCAGCCATGCCCAGACGACGGTCTGCTGCCTTGTTGAGCGCAATGTCGAAGCGCAAACCCATCGCGTACGAATTCCAGGAGCCAACAACATCACAAGGTATGCCTggaagagtaaaaaaaaacaaacaacagaatattttaattacaaattatttaGAATCATGGAAATGATTCTGTTCATTTTGTTACCATCTGGTGCACAGTTGAGCTCTGCCGGCTCTGCATTTGCTTTACATTCCTGTATGAGCTCCAGCTTGCTCAGCACTTTATCCAAAACGCCGGCAATACGCTTCGCCTCGGCATCGTTCGACTGCGCGGTGCAGCTGGCAGGTAATTGCGAATTGGGGGCTGCCTTGTTCCGAGTTGGTTCTTCAGTTGGTGTGTGTAAAGTCGTTGGTGTCGCGGTAGTTGGTGCAGCGCTCGTTGGAGTTGCAGTTACAGCTTTTGCTGTAACGGATGTGTGACGCCCTGCAAGTGCTGAAATGGCACCGTACAAGGCATCCTGTGGCATTAGCGATGCCGGCACTGCTGTAGCAGCTGGCGCCACTAATGGTAAGCCCGGTACTAATGATGCTTCATTTCTTGGTAATTTTTTACCCGATGGACTTTGGCTCAATTTGCTTACTAAAATCAGAAACTATTTTTACTCAAGAATTGTTTCACATGAATATCTCTTTGCATATGCCAGCACAGAGCTTACCGCTAATATCGATTAATTTCTGCATTTCTGCACCCAGTTGAGGATCCTTTTTGGCCACATACTCGAGTGGATTAGACAAAGACGCCAACTTTTTGGCCAAATCCAGTGTGCTCATATTCATTTTCGAGGCGACCATTGCAAGCATATTCTTCGACCCGGTATTACCAAGCAGTCCCAAATTCGCATCAAGCGATCTGGTGAGCACTGCCGGATAAGAAGCAGCAGCTGTCGCGTCGACTCCACTTGCTACGCCCGTCATAAAATCTAACGAATCAGCGCCGAAAATGCGCGCATCTACGTCAGTGGCATCCAAGCTGCGTTTGTCTTGCAGCTTATCGAAATTGTCAATAGACTTGTCGATTTTCAGCAGAATAGTTGAACCTTCGAAAGTGCCAGATCTATCACGCGACTCGCCCTTCACGCTTTTGGCATCATCCAATTGCACAGCTGCGACTAATCTCTGCAATGTGGGCGCGCTAAGACCGTGCTCGGTGAGGTGATCATAGGTGCGTGAGAGGCGTTCATTGCTCTGCTGGTATAGCTCGCGTGTCAATTGGTCtaactttttcttatattcCCCATAGAAATCTTGCTCAGCTG
Coding sequences within:
- the LOC129241358 gene encoding uncharacterized protein LOC129241358 isoform X1; translation: MNFFTVFCLLIASVPINILVNAKCRPKAPVDKVVVDKPKQTQENNPSDEISPVPQHKPKCKTSKTNETSAQEAQVLVSKSHQTDEIEEDEQTKQANDTKPSALSLAIEFSYPKGKGFSPDSNSPGQPDLSRQETELGYNGYLYDVFKKRLNQVFRELYNNVNTPPVTAAPPQTEYENDKSQKRSAVSNCLYEEFKRRLDKFNNEFMEPAKAIKRTSGKFGGGNRLVGGKRSTVQESLYEEYKRRLDKLGNELWLDGEKVFDRSGRGAAPGMLPFTPAKQQLKPKRSATDTAAEQDFYGEYKKKLDQLTRELYQQSNERLSRTYDHLTEHGLSAPTLQRLVAAVQLDDAKSVKGESRDRSGTFEGSTILLKIDKSIDNFDKLQDKRSLDATDVDARIFGADSLDFMTGVASGVDATAAASYPAVLTRSLDANLGLLGNTGSKNMLAMVASKMNMSTLDLAKKLASLSNPLEYVAKKDPQLGAEMQKLIDISVSKLSQSPSGKKLPRNEASLVPGLPLVAPAATAVPASLMPQDALYGAISALAGRHTSVTAKAVTATPTSAAPTTATPTTLHTPTEEPTRNKAAPNSQLPASCTAQSNDAEAKRIAGVLDKVLSKLELIQECKANAEPAELNCAPDGIPCDVVGSWNSYAMGLRFDIALNKAADRRLGMAEKNNKLLTIEVSEREPPHAHHIIDTGWKFMGSTLNQQGGPFYIYSQNRELSIVSTFIGMLACYCRICGGIDTIFGSWTIMGPSRDCQDVTTALENRRDIFRRYNMENKRNRHFKDILFEKSKYSKSQCNKNG
- the LOC129241358 gene encoding uncharacterized protein LOC129241358 isoform X2 produces the protein MNFFTVFCLLIASVPINILVNAKCRPKAPVDKVVVDKPKQTQENNPSDEISPVPQHKPKCKTSKTNETSAQEAQVLVSKSHQTDEIEEDEQTKQANDTKPSALSLAIEFSYPKGKGFSPDSNSPGQPDLSRQETELGYNGYLYDVFKKRLNQVFRELYNNVNTPPVTAAPPQTEYENDKSQKRSAVSNCLYEEFKRRLDKFNNEFMEPAKAIKRTSGKFGGGNRLVGGKRSTVQESLYEEYKRRLDKLGNELWLDGEKVFDRSGRGAAPGMLPFTPAKQQLKPKRSATDTAAEQDFYGEYKKKLDQLTRELYQQSNERLSRTYDHLTEHGLSAPTLQRLVAAVQLDDAKSVKGESRDRSGTFEGSTILLKIDKSIDNFDKLQDKRSLDATDVDARIFGADSLDFMTGVASGVDATAAASYPAVLTRSLDANLGLLGNTGSKNMLAMVASKMNMSTLDLAKKLASLSNPLEYVAKKDPQLGAEMQKLIDISVSKLSQSPSGKKLPRNEASLVPGLPLVAPAATAVPASLMPQDALYGAISALAGRHTSVTAKAVTATPTSAAPTTATPTTLHTPTEEPTRNKAAPNSQLPASCTAQSNDAEAKRIAGVLDKVLSKLELIQECKANAEPAELNCAPDGIPCDVVGSWNSYAMGLRFDIALNKAADRRLGMAEKNNKLLTIEVSEREPPHAHHIIDTGWKFMGSTLNQQGGPFYIYSQNRELSIVSTFIGYCRICGGIDTIFGSWTIMGPSRDCQDVTTALENRRDIFRRYNMENKRNRHFKDILFEKSKYSKSQCNKNG